A window from Dioscorea cayenensis subsp. rotundata cultivar TDr96_F1 chromosome 10, TDr96_F1_v2_PseudoChromosome.rev07_lg8_w22 25.fasta, whole genome shotgun sequence encodes these proteins:
- the LOC120270842 gene encoding lysine histidine transporter 1-like, producing MEVDGGQQNERWRSSEKTIDDWLPITSSRNAKWWYSAFHNVTAMVGAGVLSLPYAMSYLGWGPGVTVLVLSWIITLFTLWQMVEMHEIVEGKRFDRYHELGQHAFGEKLGLYIVVPQQLIVEVGTCIVYMVTGGKSLQKFHDLVCPDCKNIKLTFFIMIFATVHFVLSQLPNFNSISGVSLAAAVMSLSYSVIAWGAPLSKGKVAGVEYGYNTSSTAATVFNFFNALGNVAFAYAGHNVVLEIQATIPSTPEKPSKKPMWKGVIVAYIIVAICYFPIALIGYWAFGNSVNDNILITLEKPRWLVAAANMMVVIHVIGGYQIYAMPVFDMMETVLVKQLKFRPSIALRLISRTLFVALTMFIAICIPFFGGLLGFFGGFALAPTTYFLPCIIWLAVYKPKRFSLSWLVNWACIVLGVCLMIVAPIGALRTIILSAKTYKFFS from the exons ATGGAAGTAGATGGTGGACAGCAGAACGAACGGTGGAGATCATCGGAGAAGACGATCGACGATTGGTTGCCGATCACATCATCGCGAAATGCCAAATGGTGGTACTCTGCATTTCACAACGTCACGGCCATGGTCGGCGCCGGCGTGCTCAGTTTGCCTTACGCCATGTCTTATCTTGGCTG GGGACCCGGGGTGACGGTCCTCGTACTTTCATGGATCATCACCTTATTCACTCTATGGCAAATGGTCGAGATGCATGAGATAGTAGAAGGTAAGCGATTCGACCGATATCATGAACTCGGGCAGCACGCCTTCGGGGAGAAGCTCGGGCTCTACATCGTTGTCCCTCAACAGCTCATTGTCGAGGTCGGTACCTGCATTGTCTACATGGTTACCGGCGGTAAGTCCTTGCAGAAGTTCCACGACCTCGTCTGCCCCGACTGCAAGAACATAAAGCTAACATTCTTCATCATGATCTTCGCAACGGTTCATTTCGTACTCTCTCAGCTTCCTAACTTCAACTCCATCTCCGGAGTGTCCTTGGCAGCTGCGGTTATGTCACTGAG TTACTCAGTAATTGCATGGGGAGCACCGCTGAGCAAAGGGAAGGTTGCCGGAGTGGAGTATGGATACAACACTTCATCTACAGCGGCAACCGTCTTTAACTTCTTCAATGCACTGGGAAATGTCGCCTTTGCATACGCCGGGCACAATGTCGTGTTGGAGATCCAAGCAACGATCCCTTCAACACCGGAAAAGCCTTCCAAGAAGCCGATGTGGAAAGGTGTCATCGTGGCCTACATCATTGTGGCTATCTGCTACTTCCCCATCGCATTGATCGGATACTGGGCATTCGGAAACTCTGTCAATGATAACATCCTGATCACACTGGAGAAGCCACGGTGGCTGGTTGCCGCTGCGAACATGATGGTGGTTATACATGTCATCGGTGGCTATCAG ATTTATGCAATGCCGGTGTTCGACATGATGGAGACAGTGCTGGTGAAGCAGCTAAAGTTCCGGCCGAGCATTGCCCTTCGCTTGATCAGCCGAACTCTATTTGTTG CATTGACAATGTTCATAGCCATATGCATCCCTTTCTTTGGTGGATTACTCGGATTCTTTGGAGGATTTGCACTTGCTCCAACTACATACTTT CTTCCATGCATCATATGGTTGGCAGTGTACAAGCCAAAGAGGTTCAGCCTGTCATGGCTTGTAAATTGG GCTTGCATTGTACTTGGTGTTTGTCTGATGATTGTTGCACCAATTGGAGCATTAAGGACCATCATACTGTCAGCTAAGACTTACAAGTTCTTCTCTTAG
- the LOC120270675 gene encoding TLC domain-containing protein At5g14285-like, translating to METLIDYNSLFPSFFLMFCLIYLVGYSIVFRNWNPKHRPDASSSFISLFHGTPAVLLAVFALLTQPSWSFASPNTGIDNLVLDFSIAYFTVDLLHYLILIPRDYLFIAHHLATLFVFITCRCLVLHGSFALLVLLVLAEITSPFQNIWTLSRLRQTESSHAAKLHQFLSLPFYTLYTIMRGFAGPLFFYKMSAYYLSGKADDVIPRWVSILWVIIIGSAIGVSILWISNHWAELRNECRYDAEKKQR from the coding sequence ATGGAAACCCTAATTGATTACAACTCCCTGttcccttctttcttcttgatGTTCTGCCTCATTTACCTCGTTGGCTACTCCATTGTTTTCCGGAATTGGAACCCTAAACATCGCCCAGATGCATCAAGCAgcttcatttcattgtttcatGGAACTCCAGCAGTACTCCTGGCAGTCTTTGCCCTTCTAACCCAACCCTCATGGAGCTTTGCATCTCCAAACACTGGCATTGATAACCTTGTCCTTGATTTCAGCATTGCCTACTTCACTGTGGATCTACTCCACTACCTGATTCTCATCCCGAGAGACTACCTCTTCATTGCTCATCACCTTGCTACACTCTTTGTGTTCATCACCTGTCGGTgccttgttctccatggctcgTTTGCTCTTCTTGTTTTGCTTGTGCTTGCGGAGATCACTAGTCCTTTCCAGAACATCTGGACTCTATCTAGGCTCCGGCAAACCGAATCATCTCATGCCGCGAAGTTACACCAATTCTTGTCATTGCCTTTCTACACTTTGTACACTATCATGAGAGGATTTGCCGGACCACTGTTCTTCTACAAGATGAGTGCATATTATTTGAGTGGGAAGGCTGATGATGTGATTCCTCGTTGGGTGTCAATCTTGTGGGTCATCATCATTGGCAGTGCAATTGGAGTTAGCATCTTGTGGATTTCAAACCATTGGGCAGAGTTGCGCAATGAGTGCAGATATGATGCGGAGAAGAAACAGAGGTAG
- the LOC120270104 gene encoding actin-histidine N-methyltransferase: protein MDVACLRGLSFSSPIPHFPRPPSRLRRCSRRSPLLACQADTLIAGSRKERSSRAVKVDKGADTLDLQSWLVREGLPPCKVVLNERPSHDGKVRPIHYIAASEDLQAGDVAFSVPNSLVVTLERVLGNETVAELLTTNKLSELACLALYLMYEKKQGKESFWYPFIRELDRQRGRGQLAVESPLLWSETELAYLDGSPTRDEVREREEGIRREYDELDTVWFMAGSLFKQYPYDIPTVAFPFEIFKQAFVAVQSCVVHLQKVSLARRFALVPLGPPLLAYKSNCKAMLTAVDDAVQLVVDRPYKAGESIVVWCGPQPNSRLLINYGFVDEDNPHDRISIEISLNTEDPQYQEKRLVAQRNGKLAVQVFNVYVGREKEAVLDMLPFLRLGYVSDHAEMQSVISSQGPICPVSPCMERAVLDQLLGYFEARLAGYPTTLCEDEAMLADGNLDPKKHVALRLLRSEKKMLSACCDATVQLIDQLPDHTVSPCPAPFAPQFN, encoded by the exons ATGGACGTCGCCTGCCTTCGAGGCCTCAGCTTCTCTTCCCCCATCCCCCACTTCCCAAGACCTCCATCTCGCCTCCGCCGATGCTCTCGACGGAGCCCTTTGCTCGCCTGCCAGGCTGATACCCTCATTGCTGGCTCTCGCAAGGAGAGGAGCTCCCGGGCCGTCAAGGTCGACAAGGGAGCTGATACTTTGGATCTCCAGTCTTGGCTTGTCAGAGAAGGCCTCCCGCCTTGCAAGGTCGTCCTCAATGAACGGCCATCGCATGACGGAAAAGTCCGCCCCATTCACTACATCGCCGCCAGTGAAGACCTTCAG GCTGGTGATGTTGCGTTCTCGGTCCCGAATTCGTTGGTTGTGACATTGGAGAGGGTTTTGGGAAATGAGACAGTCG CGGAGCTGCTAACGACAAACAAGCTCTCAGAGTTAGCTTGCTTGGCATTATATCTCATGTATGAGAAGAAACAGGGCAAGGAGTCCTTTTGGTATCCCTTCATCAGGGAGCTTGATCGCCAGCGAGGACGGGGGCAATTAGCGGTTGAATCTCCACTGTTGTGGTCTGAAACTGAGCTGGCTTACTTGGATGGCAGTCCCACACGG GATGAAGTCCGTGAGCGGGAAGAGGGTATAAGGAGAGAGTATGATGAGCTTGACACAGTCTGGTTCATGGCTGGTTCGTTGTTTAAG CAATATCCTTATGACATACCTACTGTGGCCTTTCCATTTGAGATTTTCAAGCAAGCATTTGTCGCAGTTCAATCCTGTGTTGTCCATCTGCAG AAAGTCAGTTTAGCTCGACGGTTTGCTTTAGTTCCTTTAGGGCCACCCTTACTGGCCTACAAGAGCAATTGCAAAGCAATGCTAACTGCTGTTGACGATGCTGTTCAACTGGTGGTTGACCGCCCATACAAGGCTGGGGAATCAATTGTTGTATG GTGTGGGCCACAACCAAACTCAAGATTGCTTATAAACTACGGATTTGTTGATGAAGACAATCCTCATGATCGTATATCAATTGAG ATATCTCTAAATACTGAAGATCCTCAATATCAAGAAAAGAGATTGGTTGCTCAGAGAAATGGAAAGCTAGCTGtccaagtttttaat GTATACGTgggaagagaaaaagaagctgTTTTAGACATGCTTCCTTTCTTGCGCTTGGGTTATGTGTCAGATCATGCTGAGATGCAGTCAGTTATTTCTTCTCAAGGTCCTATTTGCCCT GTCAGTCCTTGTATGGAACGTGCAGTTTTGGATCAGCTCTTGGGTTATTTCGAAGCAAGGCTGGCTGGATATCCCACAACACTATGTGAAGATGAGGCTATG CTAGCAGATGGCAACTTGGACCCAAAGAAACATGTTGCTCTCCGGCTTTTAAGATCAGAGAAGAAAATGCTAAGTGCTTGTTGTGATGCTACTGTTCAACTCATAGACCAATTGCCAGATCATACTGTTTCTCCCTGTCCTGCTCCTTTTGCCCCTCAATTCAATTGA